One region of Faecalibacter bovis genomic DNA includes:
- a CDS encoding LacI family DNA-binding transcriptional regulator: protein MKKNLTLKQIAKELEVSVSTVSKALKNSEEISEATRQKIQAFAKLYNYKPNNIALSLKNRKTKTIAVIIPEVVHHFFAMVISGIEHVANLKGYNVIICISNESYEREVINMEMLASGSIDGFIISLAKESQEKKDYHHIKEVINQGMPVVMFDRVTREVYTDKVIIDDVLATQEAIQFFLSKERKKIAMISTPDYISVGRLRTEGYMRTLEQNDIPVNEDLILRIEDETKLTEQLEHLFDTQQFDALMAVNEIYAVAALKVALKRGIKVPEGLNIIGFTDGIISQHSTPSISTVKQNAFKMGEISAKLLINKLEEQSEHEHYITEVIGTELLHRETTSL from the coding sequence ATGAAAAAAAACTTAACGTTAAAACAAATTGCAAAGGAGTTAGAAGTTTCTGTTTCAACAGTTTCTAAAGCTTTAAAAAATAGTGAAGAAATTAGTGAAGCAACTCGTCAAAAAATTCAAGCATTTGCAAAATTATACAATTACAAACCTAATAATATTGCACTAAGTTTAAAGAATAGAAAAACGAAAACGATTGCGGTGATTATTCCAGAAGTTGTTCATCACTTTTTTGCAATGGTTATTAGTGGAATAGAGCATGTAGCCAATCTTAAAGGATATAATGTAATTATTTGTATATCGAACGAGTCGTACGAACGAGAAGTAATCAATATGGAAATGTTAGCTTCAGGTAGTATCGATGGGTTTATTATTTCCTTAGCAAAAGAGTCGCAAGAAAAAAAGGATTATCACCATATTAAAGAGGTAATTAATCAAGGCATGCCAGTGGTGATGTTTGACCGTGTAACAAGAGAAGTGTATACAGATAAAGTAATTATTGATGATGTACTTGCTACACAAGAGGCTATCCAATTCTTTTTGAGCAAGGAACGTAAAAAAATTGCCATGATTTCTACACCTGATTATATTTCCGTTGGTCGCTTACGCACTGAAGGTTATATGCGAACTTTAGAACAAAATGACATTCCAGTAAACGAAGATTTAATCTTAAGAATCGAAGATGAAACGAAGTTAACTGAACAACTAGAGCATTTATTCGATACGCAACAATTTGATGCATTAATGGCTGTAAATGAAATATATGCTGTTGCAGCATTAAAAGTTGCTTTAAAACGAGGAATCAAAGTACCTGAAGGTTTGAATATCATAGGTTTTACAGACGGAATTATTTCTCAACATTCAACTCCTTCAATTTCTACCGTTAAACAAAATGCTTTTAAAATGGGCGAAATTTCTGCTAAATTATTAATCAATAAATTAGAAGAACAAAGCGAACACGAACATTATATAACGGAGGTTATCGGTACCGAATTACTACACCGAGAAACTACATCGTTATAG
- a CDS encoding MFS transporter, producing MEKRRLGFWEIWNLSFGYFGIQMGFALQNANASRILQTFGADVHHLSWFWIVAPLMGLIVQPIIGHYSDKTWGRFGRRKPYFLIGAVLASLGLILMPQAGAFTALLPALWMGAGFLMIMDASFNIAMEPFRALVADVLPSDQRTLGFSIQTSLIGFGAVLGSWLPYILSNWVGVESVAAEGEVPFHLIFSFLIGALILILSVIITVSTTKEYSPEELDAFDRAEGKEPVVEEQATFSQIFKDFGNMPTTMKQLGWVQFFTWFGLFGMWVFATPAIAHHVYKLPLTDTSSATYNEAGDWVGIIFGVYNAVSAVFAFFLPALALKIGRKTTHTISLIAGGLGLISIYFIDNPYLLIVSMLGVGIAWASILAMPYAMLAGSIPAKKMGVYMGIFNFFICIPQIINSILGGPIVKYIYGGNPIYAIMMSGVAFILAALLVQRVQDDEKPIKA from the coding sequence ATGGAAAAGCGTAGACTAGGATTCTGGGAAATCTGGAATTTAAGTTTCGGATACTTTGGTATCCAAATGGGATTTGCGTTACAAAATGCAAATGCAAGTAGAATCCTTCAAACTTTTGGTGCAGATGTGCATCATTTGTCTTGGTTTTGGATTGTAGCTCCTTTAATGGGTTTAATTGTACAACCTATCATTGGACATTATTCTGATAAAACATGGGGACGTTTCGGTCGCCGTAAACCATACTTTTTAATTGGTGCTGTATTAGCAAGTTTAGGATTAATCCTAATGCCTCAAGCTGGTGCATTTACCGCATTACTTCCAGCATTATGGATGGGAGCAGGTTTCTTAATGATTATGGATGCATCGTTCAATATTGCGATGGAACCATTTCGTGCATTAGTTGCTGATGTTTTACCTTCGGATCAACGTACATTAGGATTTTCTATCCAAACTTCATTAATCGGTTTCGGAGCTGTTTTAGGTTCTTGGTTACCTTACATTTTAAGTAATTGGGTTGGAGTTGAAAGTGTTGCTGCTGAAGGAGAAGTTCCTTTTCACTTAATCTTTTCATTCTTAATTGGGGCTTTAATTTTAATTCTATCTGTAATTATTACAGTTTCTACTACGAAAGAATATTCGCCAGAAGAATTAGATGCCTTCGATAGAGCAGAAGGGAAAGAACCTGTTGTTGAAGAACAAGCCACTTTTTCTCAAATTTTCAAAGACTTTGGTAATATGCCAACGACCATGAAACAATTGGGATGGGTTCAGTTTTTTACATGGTTCGGATTATTTGGAATGTGGGTTTTTGCGACTCCAGCAATTGCGCATCACGTGTACAAATTACCCTTAACTGATACCTCTTCTGCAACATATAACGAAGCAGGGGATTGGGTCGGAATTATATTCGGAGTTTATAATGCAGTTTCAGCAGTATTCGCCTTTTTCTTACCTGCATTAGCATTAAAAATTGGTCGTAAAACAACACACACTATTTCTTTAATTGCTGGAGGACTTGGTTTAATTTCAATTTATTTTATTGATAATCCTTATTTACTAATAGTATCAATGTTAGGAGTCGGAATCGCTTGGGCAAGTATTTTAGCAATGCCTTATGCCATGTTAGCAGGTTCAATTCCCGCAAAGAAAATGGGAGTTTATATGGGAATTTTCAATTTCTTTATCTGTATTCCTCAAATTATCAACTCGATTTTAGGAGGTCCAATTGTTAAATACATCTATGGTGGAAATCCAATTTACGCAATCATGATGAGTGGTGTTGCATTCATTTTAGCAGCTTTACTAGTTCAACGCGTTCAGGACGATGAAAAACCAATCAAAGCATAA